The Thermococcus sp. DNA window ATCCTCGGGAATCGGCAGGTTGAAGACTTCCTTGTGCATCTGTATAAGAACGTCTTCCCCGCTGAGGCCCTGTTTGAGTAGGATTTCCCTCAGCTTTTCTCTCGCTTTGAGGAAGTTGCCCTCCAAAGCGAGTGTCATCATCTCGCGGACATCTTCCGGCCTTGCCCTGCTGGCAACGAGAAAGACGTTCTCATCGGTTATCTTCTTGTCAAGGGCAGCTGCCGCCTGGAGGACATTGATTGCCCTTCTCAGGTCACCTTCGGCAACATACAGGATAGCCTGCAGGCCCTCCTCCGTCAGCTCAAGGCCCTCGTTCTCGGCTATGTACTTAATCCTCTTCGCTATGTCCTCGTCACTGAGCGGTCTGAAGCGGAAGATTGCGCACCTCGACTGTATCGGCTCGATAATCTTTGAGGAATAGTTACAGCTGAGAATAAACCTCACGTTGTTCGAGAACATCTCCATTGTCCTTCTCAGGGCCTGCTGGGCGTCTTGCGTTAAAG harbors:
- a CDS encoding replication factor C small subunit; protein product: MTEELREVKVLEKPWVEKYRPKRLDEIVGQEHIVKRLKHYAKTGSMPHLLFAGPPGVGKTTAALALARELFGENWRHNFLELNASDERGINVIREKVKEFARTKPIGGASFKIIFLDEADALTQDAQQALRRTMEMFSNNVRFILSCNYSSKIIEPIQSRCAIFRFRPLSDEDIAKRIKYIAENEGLELTEEGLQAILYVAEGDLRRAINVLQAAAALDKKITDENVFLVASRARPEDVREMMTLALEGNFLKAREKLREILLKQGLSGEDVLIQMHKEVFNLPIPED